A genomic region of Streptococcus suis contains the following coding sequences:
- a CDS encoding SIS domain-containing protein, with protein sequence MFRLAKEELEKLGAIITATEIYQQPGLWKEAYQLYLDQLEKIESFLKSIKEKHDFVHVVFTGAGTSDFVGQSIANYLNQVNDLKHIRFSAIGTVELVSRPHDYLQADVPTVLVSFARSGNSPESVAAVEVAKQLVDKLYQVTITCAPEGKLALAAEGDAENLLLLQPAGSNDKGFAMTGSYSCMALTALLVFSPASQEEKAAWVEIIARLGQDVLDREDYVQDLINLDFERVIYLGSGGFYGLAHEAQLKILELTAGKIATMYESPLGFRHGPKSFINEKTLIFLFASNDPYTRQYDVDLLNEVHGDGIAERIVALSADKLADTEAANFVLAEGGADLPDVFLTFPYIIFAQTVSIMAAIKCKNLPDTPSPTGTVNRVVQGVIIHPL encoded by the coding sequence GGAAGCTTATCAACTCTATCTTGACCAATTGGAAAAAATCGAGAGTTTTCTAAAATCAATCAAGGAAAAACATGACTTTGTTCACGTTGTTTTTACAGGTGCAGGGACTTCAGACTTTGTTGGGCAAAGCATTGCCAACTACCTCAACCAAGTCAATGACTTGAAACACATTCGTTTTTCTGCCATTGGTACAGTGGAGCTGGTTAGTCGCCCACATGACTATTTACAGGCAGATGTGCCAACGGTTTTGGTATCCTTTGCCCGTTCAGGGAATTCACCAGAAAGTGTGGCAGCAGTTGAAGTCGCTAAGCAATTGGTAGATAAATTGTATCAAGTGACCATTACCTGTGCACCAGAAGGTAAGCTGGCACTAGCGGCTGAAGGAGATGCTGAAAATCTCCTGCTCTTGCAACCAGCTGGTTCAAACGATAAGGGCTTTGCCATGACAGGTTCTTACAGCTGTATGGCTCTGACAGCCCTCCTCGTCTTCTCGCCAGCCAGTCAAGAAGAAAAAGCTGCTTGGGTTGAGATCATTGCCCGTCTGGGTCAAGATGTTTTGGACCGTGAAGACTACGTGCAAGACTTGATTAACCTTGATTTTGAGCGAGTGATTTACCTCGGTTCAGGTGGTTTCTATGGTCTTGCCCACGAAGCTCAGTTGAAAATTCTGGAATTGACAGCAGGCAAAATTGCGACCATGTACGAGTCACCACTCGGTTTCCGTCATGGACCAAAATCCTTCATCAATGAAAAGACCTTGATTTTCCTCTTTGCCTCAAACGATCCTTACACACGTCAGTATGATGTGGACTTGCTTAATGAAGTTCATGGTGATGGCATAGCAGAGCGGATAGTGGCATTGTCGGCTGACAAGCTAGCAGATACAGAGGCAGCTAACTTTGTCTTGGCAGAAGGCGGAGCAGATCTGCCAGATGTTTTCCTAACCTTCCCTTACATCATCTTTGCCCAAACGGTATCTATTATGGCAGCTATCAAATGCAAGAACCTACCAGATACACCATCTCCAACAGGCACCGTCAACCGTGTGGTGCAGGGTGTGATTATACATCCACTATAA
- a CDS encoding IS110 family transposase, translating to MRVVFGIDVSKVSSEVAILVNGEKVHNYTMSNDAIGFSRLLGDLKTVHKPEIIFEATGVYSRRLQAFLDEHGYAYTRLNPLEAKKQLDSLRVRKTDQIDAEKLAQSQFVLNRKPTYVQEEVYQNLRNLSCFYQNLTEDIVRAKNRLHKVLQVTFPELENILSTPTGEQYWNLVIAFPCKDFVLELSKDKLSESIRQSTSKRISDKRVAYLADKLIALANQSYCAVKKTSPMLEEVRYYTKELLRLSEQRQAVLDEMVELAQPLPEYDILLSIPGIAETTATSIIGELGDIRRFQSANQINAFIGIDLRHYESGNFLAKEHITKRGNPYARKILFKCIHNIASASHTNPCHIADFYEKRKRQSQTTSTKPHTIASIHRLIRTMYYLITHNKLYDYTSTQNR from the coding sequence ATGCGAGTAGTATTTGGAATTGACGTGAGTAAGGTAAGTTCAGAAGTAGCCATTCTAGTCAATGGCGAGAAGGTACATAACTACACCATGTCCAATGATGCCATTGGCTTTTCTCGGCTACTTGGCGATTTGAAAACCGTTCACAAGCCTGAAATCATCTTTGAAGCAACAGGCGTCTATTCTCGTCGTCTTCAAGCTTTTCTGGATGAACATGGCTACGCTTATACACGGCTCAATCCCTTAGAAGCCAAGAAGCAACTGGATAGCTTGCGTGTGCGGAAAACAGATCAAATTGACGCTGAAAAACTGGCTCAGTCTCAGTTTGTACTGAATCGTAAACCGACCTATGTCCAAGAAGAAGTCTACCAAAACTTGCGGAATCTCAGCTGTTTCTATCAGAATCTGACCGAGGACATCGTTCGGGCTAAAAACCGCCTGCACAAGGTCTTACAGGTCACTTTCCCTGAATTGGAAAATATCTTGTCAACACCAACTGGTGAACAATACTGGAACTTAGTTATAGCTTTTCCTTGTAAGGACTTCGTGCTTGAGTTAAGCAAGGATAAACTCTCAGAAAGCATTCGTCAATCCACTTCAAAACGGATTTCGGACAAGCGTGTGGCGTACTTAGCCGATAAACTGATAGCACTAGCTAATCAATCTTATTGTGCCGTCAAGAAAACCTCTCCAATGCTGGAAGAGGTCCGTTACTATACAAAAGAATTGCTTAGACTTTCTGAACAGAGACAGGCAGTCTTAGACGAAATGGTGGAACTAGCTCAACCTTTACCAGAGTATGACATTCTGCTTTCTATTCCTGGTATCGCTGAGACTACTGCAACAAGTATTATTGGCGAACTGGGAGATATTCGCCGTTTTCAGTCTGCCAATCAAATCAATGCCTTTATCGGTATTGACCTGAGACACTATGAATCTGGTAACTTCCTCGCTAAGGAACACATTACCAAGCGTGGAAATCCCTACGCTAGAAAGATTCTGTTCAAATGCATTCACAATATCGCTTCAGCCAGTCATACCAATCCTTGCCATATCGCAGACTTTTATGAGAAACGAAAAAGACAATCGCAAACGACTTCAACGAAGCCACACACGATTGCCTCCATACATCGTCTCATTCGGACAATGTATTACCTCATTACGCATAATAAGCTTTACGATTATACTTCTACCCAAAATCGGTAA